The Oncorhynchus keta strain PuntledgeMale-10-30-2019 unplaced genomic scaffold, Oket_V2 Un_scaffold_17573_pilon_pilon, whole genome shotgun sequence genome includes a window with the following:
- the LOC118381595 gene encoding beta-2-microglobulin-like, producing the protein MKSILSIVVLGLIYSAVEAKESHPKVQVYSRNPGNFGDKNTLICHVSGFHPPDISIQLLKNGVEIPDAKQTDLAFEQGWQFHLTKSVGFTPASGEEYTCRVRHLKNLKTYTWEADM; encoded by the exons ATGAAGTCTATTCTGTCAATCGTTGTACTTGGCCTCATTTACAGCGCTGTGGAGGCCAAAGAAT CTCACCCCAAGGTGCAGGTGTACAGCCGTAACCCTGGCAACTTTGGCGATAAGAACACCCTGATCTGTCACGTGAGTGGCTTCCACCCCCCTGACATCAGCATCCAGCTCCTGAAGAACGGCGTGGAGATCCCCGACGCCAAGCAGACAGACCTGGCCTTCGAACAGGGATGGCAGTTCCACCTCACCAAGAGTGTTGGATTCACACCAGCCAGCGGAGAGGAGTACACCTGTAGAGTCCGTCACCTGAAGAATCTGAAGACCTACACCTGGG AGGCAGATATGTAA